GAACAAGAATACGACGAATTAAACATGGCGATTAAATTGTTCCAAGACACGATGATGCGTGTTCGCTACTCTTCTATTCCAGTTGTGGTAGCGCCTCACGGAATGACTTTTGGCGGTGGATGCGAAATGAGCTTACACGCTGATAAAGTAGTTGCAGCTGCCGAAACTTATATGGGATTAGTTGAATTTGGTGTTGGTGTAATTCCTGGTGGTGGTGGTTCTAAAGAAATGACTTTAAGAGCTTCTGATTTATTCCGCAAAAACGATGTGGAATTAAATGTTCTTCAGGAATATTTCTTGACAATCGCAATGGCAAAAGTATCGACTTCTGGTTATGAAGCTTTTGACACTGGACTTCTTCAACATGGTAAAGATGTTATCGTAGTAAACAAAGACCGTCAGATTGCTGAAGCTAAAAAACATGCTTTGCTATTAGCCGAAGCGGGTTATACACAGCCAATTAGAAGAAATGATATTAAAGTATTAGGAAAACAAGCACTTGGAATGTTCTTAGTTGGAACCGATCAAATGGAAGCTGGAAAATACATTTCTGAGCACGACAAGAAAATCGCTAACAAACTGGCTTACGTAATGGCCGGAGGTGATTTATCTGAAGCAACTTTAGTATCTGAACAATATTTATTAGATATCGAACGTGAAGCTTTCTTGAGTTTATGTACAGAACGTAAGACATTAGAGAGAATTCAATACATGTTGACTAAAGGAAAACCGCTTCGTAATTAGAAAAGTAGAAGAAAGATGCAAGAAGCAAGATTTCAAAACAACGTTTTGTCTTTCTCTTGGCTCTTGCTTCTATAAATCTTTAAAAAACAAAACAAATGAAAACAGCATATATAGTAAAAGCATATAGAACAGCAGTTGGAAAAGCTCCAAAAGGTGTTTTTAGATTTAAAAGACCTGATGAATTAGCTGCAGAAACCATTCAGTTTATGATGGACGAACTGCCTAATTTTGATAAAAAACGTATCGACGACGTTATGGTAGGAAATGCCATGCCGGAAGCAGAACAAGGTTTGAACGTTGGACGTTTGATTTCTCTTATGGGATTAAAAGTAGAAGACGTTCCTGGTGTTACGGTAAACCGTTATTGCGCATCTGGACTAGAAACTATCGGAATGGCGACTGCTAAAATCCAATCAGGAATGGCAGATTGTATCATTGCCGGTGGTGCAGAAAGTATGAGTTATATTCCGATGGGAGGTTACAAACCAACTCCGGATTATAAAGTTGCTGCTGCAGGTCACGAAGATTACTACTGGGGAATGGGTTTAACTGCTGAAGCGGTTGCCAATCAATACAAAATTTCAAGAGAAGATCAGGATGAGTTTGCTTACAACTCTCACATGAAAGCTTTGAAAGCTCAGGCAGAAGGAAAATTTGACAAACAAATTGTTCCAATTACAGTTGAGCAGACTTTCATCAATGAAAACGGTAAAAAAGAAACTAAATCATACGTTGTAAATAAAGACGAAGGACCAAGAGCAGGAACTTCTAAAGAAGCTTTAGCCGGTTTAAAACCAGTTTTTGCTGCTGATGGAAGTGTAACTGCCGGAAACTCTTCTCAAATGAGCGACGGTGCTGCATTCGTTTTAATCATGAGCGAAGAAATGGTAAAAGAATTAAATCTTGAACCAATTGCACGTTTGGTAAATTTTGCTTCTTCTGGTGTTGAGCCAAGAATTATGGGTATCGGACCTGTAAAAGCAATTCCGAAAGCCTTAAAACAAGCTGGTTTAGAATTGAAAGATATTGACTTGGTTGAATTAAACGAAGCTTTTGCTTCTCAGTCTTTGGCTGTAATTCGCGAATTAGGTTTAAATCCGGATATCGTAAATGTAAACGGAGGAGCAATCGCTTTAGGACATCCTCTAGGTTGTACAGGAGCTAAACTTTCTGTTCAATTATTTGATGAAATGAAACGCAGAGGCAGCAAATATGGAATCGTGAGTATGTGTGTGGGAACTGGTCAAGGTTCTGCGGGGATTTACGAAGTATTGTAGTTTTTAAGAGGAAAGAAGCAAGATGCAAGACTTGATTTTTGGAATGAAAATATTCTGAAAATAAAAACTTTTAAAAGTAGTAAAAAACTTACTTTTAATTTTTCTTGTTATCTTGCCTCAAAAAAACATGAGACACAATTTTAAGAATTTGAAAATTTGGATTTTAGCTATGGAAATTACAAATGACATCTATAGACTAACCGCCACTTTTCCAAAATCAGAAACATATAGTTTGACAAGTCAAATGAATCGATGTTCTGTTTCCATGCCTTCTAATATTGCGGAAGGCTCCAACAGAGGCAATAAACATTTTCAACATTATTTGAATATCAGTCTAGGTTCGTCATTTGAATTGCAAACGCAATTGTTAATAGCTTGCCAAAATGACTATGTAACAAAGGAAAAAACAGAAAAATTAGAAAACAAAATAATTGAATTTCAAAGAATGACAACAGGCTTCATAAGCAAGTTAAATTAAATCTTGCTTCTTGCCTCTTTCATCTTATCAATCTAAAAACAAAAAAGTCATGAGCGACAAAACAAGAGGAGGTCAATTCCTAGTTAAAGAAACAAAATGCGAGGACATCTTTACTCCAGAAGATTTCTCGGAAGAGCAGTTAATGATGCGTGACTCTGTTAAGGAGTTCGTTGACAAAGAATTATGGGCGCATAAAGATCGTTTTGAGAAAAAAGATTACGCTTATACAGAAGCTTCTATGCGTAAAGCGGGTGAATTGGGACTTCTTGGAGTTGCAGTACCTGAAGAATACGGCGGATTAGGAATGGGATTTGTTTCTACAATGTTGGTTTGTGACTACATTTCTGGAGCAACTGGTTCTTTCTCAACTGCTTTTGGTGCGCATACAGGAATTGGAACTATGCCAATTACACTTTATGGCACTGAAGAACAAAAGAAAAAATACGTTCCGAAATTGGCTTCTGGAGAATGGTTTGGAGCATATTGCTTAACTGAACCAGGTGCAGGATCTGATGCAAACTCAGGAAAAACTAAAGCAGTTTTGTCTGAAGACGGAACTCATTACTTAATTACAGGTCAAAAAATGTGGATTTCGAATGCAGGTTTCTGCAGCTTATTCATTGTTTTTGCTAGAATTGGTGATGATAAAAACATTACAGGTTTCATCGTAGAAAACGATCCGTCAAACGGAATTTCTATGAATGAAGAAGAGCATAAATTAGGAATCCGTGCTTCTTCTACTCGTCAGGTTTTCTTTAACGAAACAAAAGTTCCAGTTGAAAACATGTTGTCTGAAAGAGGAAACGGTTTCAAAATTGCAATGAATGCCTTGAATGTTGGTCGTATTAAATTGGCTGCTGCCTGTTTGGATGCTCAAAGAAGAGTTACTTCTGGAGCTGTAAAATATGCTAACGAAAGAATTCAGTTCAATACTTCTATTTCGTCTTTTGGAGCTATCCGTTCTAAATTAGCTGAAATGGCAACGAATGCTTATGCAGGAGAAAGTGCTTCTTACCGTGCTGCAAAAGACATCGAAGACAGAATCGCTGCTCGTGAAGCTGAAGGAACTTCTCACCAGGAAGCAGAATTGAAAGGTGTTGAAGAATATGCTATCGAGTGTTCTATCTTGAAAGTAGCCGTTTCTGAAGACGTTCAATCTTGTTCTGACGAAGGAATTCAGATTTTTGGTGGAATGGGATTCTCTGAGGATACTCCAATGGAAAGTGCTTGGAGAGATGCTCGTATCGCTCGTATTTACGAGGGAACAAACGAAATCAACAGAATGCTTTCTGTAGGTATGTTGATCAAAAAAGCAATGAAAGGACACGTTGATTTACTTGGACCAGCAATGAAAGTTCAAGAAGAATTAATGGGAATTCCATCTTTTGATACGCCTGATTTCTCTGAATTATTTGCAGAAGAAAAAATAATCGTAGCTAACTTGAAAAAAGTTTTCTTAATGGTTGCTGGTAGCGCTGTTCAAAAATATGGTCCTGAATTAGATGCTCATCAACAATTATTAATGGCAGCTTCTGATATCTTAATCGAAATCTACATGGCTGAAAGTACAATTTTGAGAACTGAAAAATTAGCAAAAGCTCAAGGCGAAGATAAAGTTCAGGAGCAAATTGCTATGGCAAAATTATATTTATACAAAGCTGTAGATATTGTAAACTTAAGAGGAAAAGAAGGTATTGCTTCATTCGCTGAAGGTGACGAGCAACGTATGATGTTAATGGGATTGAAACGTTTCACTAAATACACTAATCTGCCAAACGTTGTGGCACTAAGAGAAAAAATTGCAGCAAAATTAGTAGCAGAGGACACTTACTGCTTCTAATATCAAGATAGTTTTTAGCTTTTAATTTGTTTAAGCCCGCGCAAGTCCGAAACTGCGCGGGCTTATTTTTTTGTTATTCCCAGTGAAAGACATCACTTACAGAACGCAATATTTTTGCAGAAATTTGCAAAATATTCGTTAAAATTGACTTTCTCGAGCATTCCTGATGTTAAATATTAAATGTATTACAGTATATTTAACATTCTAAAAACTATAAAAAACAAAATAATGAAACAAATTACTCTAATCGCATCCTTTTTGCTGTGTTTTGGTATTACAACCACTTTTGCGCAAAAAAACAAAAAAATGGATATTATTGCCTATTATACTGGCGATTCTCAACTTATTGACCAATATGAGGTTGGGAAATTAAACCAGATTATCTTTAGTTTTTGCCACCTAAAAGATGGAAAATTAAGCGTTGATTCAGCTAAAGACTCTATTACTATCAAACATTTAGTTTCGCTTAAAGCAAAAAATCCGCAGCTTAAAATTATCCTATCACTTGGTGGCTGGGGAGGTTGTGAGCCTTGCTCTGAAGCTTTCTCCACTGCAGATGGACGCTTAAAATTTGCAAAATCTGTAAAAGAAGTAAGCGATTATTTTAAAGTTGACGGTTTAGATTTAGATTGGGAATATCCATCAATTGAAGGACTTCCTGGTCATTTATACCAAGCTGCTGACAAACCTAATTTTACAGAACTTCTTAAAATTTTACGCTCAACATTAGGAAAAAAATATGAATTGAGTTTTGCTGCGGGAGGTTTTCAAAAATGTCTAGATGAATCTATAGACTGGAAAGCTGTTGCTCCTTATGTAAACCGTATCAATATTATGAGCTATGATTTAGTAAATGGCTATTCAAAAGTTACAGGTCATCATACACCATTATACAGTACAAATCCAAAAGAAGAATCTACCAATAGAGCTGTTGAATTTTTATTAAAACAAGGAGTTCCTGCAGAAAAATTAGTAATTGGAGGTGCATTTTATACGAGACAATGGAAGAACGTAGAAAACATCAATAATGGATTGTATCAAGCTGGAGAACACTTTCAAGGTGTTGATTTTAAAAACTACGCATCTGTTTACACTGAAG
The Flavobacterium humidisoli DNA segment above includes these coding regions:
- a CDS encoding thiolase family protein, with translation MKTAYIVKAYRTAVGKAPKGVFRFKRPDELAAETIQFMMDELPNFDKKRIDDVMVGNAMPEAEQGLNVGRLISLMGLKVEDVPGVTVNRYCASGLETIGMATAKIQSGMADCIIAGGAESMSYIPMGGYKPTPDYKVAAAGHEDYYWGMGLTAEAVANQYKISREDQDEFAYNSHMKALKAQAEGKFDKQIVPITVEQTFINENGKKETKSYVVNKDEGPRAGTSKEALAGLKPVFAADGSVTAGNSSQMSDGAAFVLIMSEEMVKELNLEPIARLVNFASSGVEPRIMGIGPVKAIPKALKQAGLELKDIDLVELNEAFASQSLAVIRELGLNPDIVNVNGGAIALGHPLGCTGAKLSVQLFDEMKRRGSKYGIVSMCVGTGQGSAGIYEVL
- a CDS encoding four helix bundle protein is translated as MRHNFKNLKIWILAMEITNDIYRLTATFPKSETYSLTSQMNRCSVSMPSNIAEGSNRGNKHFQHYLNISLGSSFELQTQLLIACQNDYVTKEKTEKLENKIIEFQRMTTGFISKLN
- a CDS encoding acyl-CoA dehydrogenase family protein, giving the protein MSDKTRGGQFLVKETKCEDIFTPEDFSEEQLMMRDSVKEFVDKELWAHKDRFEKKDYAYTEASMRKAGELGLLGVAVPEEYGGLGMGFVSTMLVCDYISGATGSFSTAFGAHTGIGTMPITLYGTEEQKKKYVPKLASGEWFGAYCLTEPGAGSDANSGKTKAVLSEDGTHYLITGQKMWISNAGFCSLFIVFARIGDDKNITGFIVENDPSNGISMNEEEHKLGIRASSTRQVFFNETKVPVENMLSERGNGFKIAMNALNVGRIKLAAACLDAQRRVTSGAVKYANERIQFNTSISSFGAIRSKLAEMATNAYAGESASYRAAKDIEDRIAAREAEGTSHQEAELKGVEEYAIECSILKVAVSEDVQSCSDEGIQIFGGMGFSEDTPMESAWRDARIARIYEGTNEINRMLSVGMLIKKAMKGHVDLLGPAMKVQEELMGIPSFDTPDFSELFAEEKIIVANLKKVFLMVAGSAVQKYGPELDAHQQLLMAASDILIEIYMAESTILRTEKLAKAQGEDKVQEQIAMAKLYLYKAVDIVNLRGKEGIASFAEGDEQRMMLMGLKRFTKYTNLPNVVALREKIAAKLVAEDTYCF
- a CDS encoding glycoside hydrolase family 18 protein; amino-acid sequence: MKQITLIASFLLCFGITTTFAQKNKKMDIIAYYTGDSQLIDQYEVGKLNQIIFSFCHLKDGKLSVDSAKDSITIKHLVSLKAKNPQLKIILSLGGWGGCEPCSEAFSTADGRLKFAKSVKEVSDYFKVDGLDLDWEYPSIEGLPGHLYQAADKPNFTELLKILRSTLGKKYELSFAAGGFQKCLDESIDWKAVAPYVNRINIMSYDLVNGYSKVTGHHTPLYSTNPKEESTNRAVEFLLKQGVPAEKLVIGGAFYTRQWKNVENINNGLYQAGEHFQGVDFKNYASVYTEANGWKYFWDDKAKAPYWYNASTKTFATSDDLKSIKAKAEYVKAKNLGGIMFWELTLDSFRDGMVNEIYKVKTAK